In Oryza sativa Japonica Group chromosome 2, ASM3414082v1, the following are encoded in one genomic region:
- the LOC4329573 gene encoding pectinesterase inhibitor 8 precursor: MAQRASRRPAAAAAAVVVAVVLAVSGGVGATPETACRAAAEEDRRVDYEFCVSRLSHHHDSPDADTWGLAKVAADVGVCIAGDAAYDAKAKLQAAKAGGEREALERCAELYDRMGSAFAAAYDDINRREYAAGKEKAGEAASLARRCDGAFADAGVAPSPLERQTAESVKIAIVCTAITNLVK, translated from the coding sequence ATGGCGCAGCGCGCGTCTCGCcgtcccgccgcggcggcggcagcagtcGTCGTGGCCGTCGTGCTCGCCGTGAGCGGAGGCGTCGGCGCGACGCCGGAGACGGcgtgcagggcggcggcggaggaggacagGCGCGTGGACTACGAGTTCTGCGTGTCGCGGCTGAGCCACCACCACGACAGCCCCGACGCGGACACGTGGGGGCTGGCCAAGGTGGCGGCCGACGTCGGCGTCTGcatcgccggcgacgcggcgtaCGACGCCAAGGCGAAGCTGCAGGCCGCCAAGGCGGGCGGCGAGCGGGAGGCGCTGGAGCGGTGCGCGGAGCTGTACGACCGGATGGGGTCGGCGTTCGCGGCGGCTTACGACGACATCAACCGGCGCGAGTacgcggcggggaaggagaagGCCGGGGAGGCGGCGTCGCTCGCGCGGCGGTGCGACGGCGCcttcgccgacgccggcgtcgccccgtcgccgctcgagcggCAGACCGCGGAGTCCGTCAAGATCGCCATCGTCTGCACGGCCATCACCAACCTCGTCAAGTAG